ATCAACCAGTTCCTGGCTGAAAGTCAGAAACTCGGGTGCTTTCTCCAGTGGATATTCCATTTCGAAAACCAGAGTAAACTGCATCAGGTCGCTCATGGCGACCCCTTCTGGCTTCACCGAAGAATCATCGACAGAGACGACCTTCCCCTGCAGTTTCTCTCCATTGATATCCCGGACCAGCAGACGGTCCAGCAGGAACTGTTTATGCTGTTCAATCGCTTTTTTGATTTTCGCCTGAGAAACGATGTTTTCTTCGTCAGGTTCCAGTTTCTGAAAGAAATACAGGTCTTCGACATAGATCTGCATCGAAATCATAACTTTATCTCGAGTCACATACACGTTTTCCTGGCTGTCAGAAATCGGATGCGCATGACTTGCCCTGGGAACAAGTCCACAGATCATCAAAGTCAGACAGAATAGAAAACGTAGCGAAAACCGTTTTTTCGAGCCAGTCAGCCTCTCAAACTCGCAGACTGTGTTGGCAACTCGCATGGTCATATTTGAAATTCGCAGCAGAATGATTGTGAATCAATTAGGAGAGTGTCGATCGGGCAGGCTTTGTTACATTTCTGTACTATTTGATCCTACCGAGACACAGTATAGAATTGCAATCGTGGCCTGCTTATAAGACACTACGAATAAAGAATTCACGATGCTTGAGAAAAAAGGGACTCCGATGGAAGAAAACCAGAAATCAGACCAGCCCGAAGCCAATGAGACACAAGCAGTTAACGCCGAACTGCCCCCGCCGGTTAAAGAACGGCTCCTGAAGCGGACCGCACTCTGGTTTCTGGCAGTACTCCTGGCAGCCTCCGCGATGATTTATCAGCGCGCGACAGGGCCGACATACCCCATGAAGGTTCCGGTAGCGGAAGGTTTCGTCGCCCGACTCATTCGTACTCATGAATCAACGGGAGATGCGACGGTTGAATTGCCCATTCCTCAAGCAGAAGCCAAATCGGCAACAGCCAACCTCTACTATAAACGATATCGTACTGACGACGAATTCACTCCGGTTCCCATGGAAGCAGTCACCTCGGAATCAGGAACCCAACTTGAAGGGGCACTCCCCAAACAGCCTGCAGCGGGTAAGCTGCAGTATTACATCGAAGCAGAAATCGCCGGACAGCCACGTCGCTTTCCAGAACAGGCGGATCAATTTGTTTTGATTCGCTTCAAGGATCCCGTCCCTGATGGCGTACTGATCCCACATGTCACGTTAATGATTTTTTCGATTCTGTTAGGAATGCGCTCCGGTCTGTCTGCTCTGTTCGCTCCCTATAATATGAAACAACTGGCCTGGGCCACACTGTGTGGTATGACGGTGGGAGGCATGATTCTGGGACCAATGGTTCAGAAATATGCCTTCGGCGAATACTGGACCGGGTTCCCTCTCGGGGGAGACTGGACCGACAATAAAATGCTGTTCATGTTCCTGGCCTGGGTCTTTGCCTGTTCGATCATCGGGCTCAACCCGCGGAAGAAAAATACGACCATCGGACGCATCGCCGTCTTCACAGCCACGATCGTCATGACAGTCTGCTATCTGATTCCTCACAGTATGGGTGGCAGCGAACTCGACTACAGCCAGGTCGACAAAGGGATCGACCCAAGCAAAGCCATCGAGACAGGTCGAAAATGAATGCCGCTCAGGTCCATCTGATGACGGTACACGTCCCCATTATCGGCTGCTGGGGACTTTCGATCCTGTTCCTGCTGGCCTGGATCTTCCGCGATGAGCGTCTGTTTAAGATCTGTTGCTGGCTGTTATTGATGGTACTGCTGATCGCAACAGTGGCCTACTTTTCCGGGCCCCTCGCTTACGAAATGCTGGAACAGCAGGTCAAGCTGAATAACGAGACGGTGGAATTCCATGCGTTGCTCGCACGATCCTGCCTGTTAGCGATGGTCGTACTGGCGATGGTCGTAGGAAATGCCTTGGTTCAGGGCTTTCAGGGAGAAAAGATCCCGCGCTGGCAGCGTGCCATCATTCTGGCAGGTACGATTGCCATCGCTGTTTTCTGGAGCGCCGCCGCCCACTGGGGGGGCCTGATTCGACATCCGGAAATCGGCTTTTCCAAACCGGAACCTGCTGCAATCTCTGATCCAACTCCCCCGATGAATCAGCCCTGAGCAGTTTACTTAACAATTTCAGTCCCGATCCCTTTATCGGAATAGATTTCCAGCAGGATCGAATGCGGCAGCCGGGCATCGACGATATGTACCTTGCCGACACCACTGGCAAGTGCTTCCAGAGCGGCATCCACTTTGGGGACCATGCCCGCATCGATCGTGCCATCCGCAATTAGAGTACGGCAGCGTTGCGTCTCCAGATGAGAAACCAGTGTCTCCGGGTCATGCCGATCGAGGAAAATACCAGGTACATCGCTCAGGAACACCAGCTTTTCGGCTTTCAAAATCCGGGCCAGTGCAGCGGCTGCTGTATCTGCGTTGACATTCAGCTTCTGACCGGTCGCATCCAGGGCAACCGAGGGAATGACTGGAATCGCATCAGACTGGCAGATTTCCGCCAGCAGTCCCTGATCAACGTCTGTCACATATCCGACATGACCGAGATCGACGGCAGAGCCATCTGCTGCCTGCAGGGTCAGTTGCTCTCCTCGCAAGCAGTTCCGTGTGCCAAAATGCAGGGCTTCCGCTTTGGCACCCTGTGACTGGATTTCCTGCACCAGCGAGGCACTGATCTGATTGGCCAGAACATCGGTAGCAATTTCCAGTGTCTGCTCGTCAGTATAACGGCGTCCGTTGACAAAACGAGGTTCGATCCCCGCAGAGTTCATCGCCTGGCTGATTGCTTTTCCGCCCCCATGTACCAGAATCGGGTGCATACCTACCGTACGCATGAAGATCACATCCGTCAGGAAGCTTTTGACAGCTGCCTCTTCTTCCAGTGCACTACCCCCGAGTTTGATCACGACATAACGACCACGAAAACGGCGAATCCAGCTTAACGCTTCGATCAACACAGCTGCTTTACGAACGGCACCTTCCACAATAAACCTTTCATCCTTCCGGACACATCAACATTTCCAGATTTATACCCTGATACAAGCAGGCTATTGTAAGTGTCTTGAAGTCACTGTCAAACCAGTAGCTGCAAGGGGATGAGTCCCGAGCCTGCTGAACAGATCAGTCCAGTAGATATCATCTTTTTTCACTGGAATTATAATTTTTGTCTCAACTTCAACTGCAATCATCTTAAATCCAGGTTTCTACCGTTTTTCTGATGACCAAACTGGCATAATCGAACTTGAATCGAATGCCAGTCAGGCTTCACAATCGGACTGATCAATACGGCCCCGCCAAGTAGAGAGAATGGCACGACAGTCCGGTTCGGCAATTTTGCACCGACACACACCTGATACAAGCCATCTCTTCAGAAGCCTTGAAATGGTGTGTGGTCGTTCTAAGGAATTCCCCGATACATAACTCTACAGAACGAGAGTGTTTTCGCTCACCAGACTGCATTGCCTGTCAACAACTCAGAGACCCCCCAAGACCGAGACGGAGAAACAACGTTGGCCCACTCACACTTGCCGATTCAACACCTGATGAAACAAATGGAAAATTTTGCTTCCGAACCATCTAACCTTAACTGTCGTCCCTCATGGATCAATGACTTTGTCGATGAGATCGCCGATATTTTTAATCCTTTTGACGAAGTCGGCCGTGTCGGCTTCGACTGTCAGTTCACAGAAGAATGCTGGGAAGTGGGCCTGTTTCTCGGCAGCACAGAAATTGTAGGAGGTCAGCGGGATGGACAATTCATCGCCGCCAGCTTCCAGTTTGATTTATTGCAACTCCTGGATCGTTTCGAGTCGGTCAACCGGTTCCACTTTAATTTTCTGGAACAGTCCGATTCATCCACGATCAGTGATACCTCATCTGCCTACATCACGATTGAAGGTCATCTGGCTGACCTGGAGATCGTGCGTCTGAATGTCTATGCCACACCCCCAGAAGAGGCAGGCCCCGGATTCCGCAAATCACATGATGGTAAAATCGATACCGTCTGAGGTTCGAAACCAGGGTACAGGACTGCTATCACGACAGAGAAAAAAGAAACATCATTGCGACGCGATCAGCTACGATTCATGAGTTTTGAATCGTAGCTGTTTTTTTATTCAACCGGTTCGAAAGCTTTTTCCTCTGCCACCTTCCCGTCGCGCAGTCGGAGAATAAAATCCGTATCCCGGATATAGCGTTCATCGTGAGTAACAATCACGACAGTCGTTTTGTACTCTGCACTCATCTCACGCAGACAATCAAAGATTTCCCGCCCGGTTTTTGTATCGAGTTCCCCGGTCGGTTCATCCGCCAGAATCAAAAGCGGACGTTTTAACAGCGCGCGGGCAATCGCAACCCGCTGCTGCTCTCCCCCCGAGAGCTGACTGGGACGATGCGTGATCCGATTACCGAGTCCCACCTGCTGCAGTAAAGCCTCGGCGCGTAGTCTCTGATCTGCCGTCACCCCCTGAGGCAGATAGGGGGCCAGTACATTTTCCAGCGCATTCAGGTTTTTCAGCAGATTGAAATTCTGAAAAACAAATCCAACTTTTTCCCGGCGGTAGACATCCCGTTCATTCTGGCTGAGCGTTGAGAGGGATCGGTTCTGTACGAATATTTCTCCTGCAGAAGGCGTATCCAGGGCTCCCATCAGGTACAGCAAAGTACTCTTGCCGCTACCTGATGGACCAAGAATAAACGAAAACTGCTGCCCGGGAAACTGACAACTTACTCCCTGTAATGCGTGCACTTCGGTTTCACCACTCTGATGGATCTTCTTCACATTTCGAACTTCAATCATTCCACATACACTTTCAGAATTCAGAATTAAATCCATCGCAGAAAAGAAGCAGTATCAGCCTCGACGAATGGCATCGATGGGCGTCATGCGGGTCGTCCAGATCGCTGGATACAGCCCTCCCAGGACTCCCAGCAAAGTACTGAAGACCACACCAAACAACAGTAATCCCGGGCTGGCATACAGATGCACCTGGCTGGCAAACTTCCAGTTAACCCCTGCGATGGCAATTAACCCGAGGATGCCTCCCAGGACACCGCCCAAGACACCCAACAGAGAACTTTCCGCCGTGATCAAAAGCATCACATCCCGGTTCGACCAGCCATTCGCTTTCAGGATTCCAAAGTCCACAACCCGCTCCATCACGCTCATCAGCATCGTGTTAATGATACTCAGCATCGCAATTAGAACGCCGATTCCCGTCATCAGCCCCAGAAAAATATCCAGATCCGCAGTAAACGTATCCAGGCGTTCGCCCCAGTCGGAAGCAGAGCGGACTTCCAACGCACTTTCAGCAGAGTCAGAATCCGTTTTACCTGTTTTCAGATCTGCGATCTTTGGTTTCGAAATGTGGGCCTCCGCTTTTTTGTCAGTGAGATCTTTGTCCCTGGGATTTCCTTTTAACGTCTCGTCAATTGCCGTCATAACGTCTTTGAGGATATTGGTATTTGATGAACTGGCCAAAGCCAGGGAAGACGGCTGCCAGGAAGCCAGTTCGCGGCCTCGAAACCGATCCTTTATTTCCTGGACCAGCTTATCGTTGGCGACTTCACCTGACTGTTCGATATAGAAGCAACTTACGCTTTCGGAATCGAATCGAGTGATTTCGCGGACCACTTTAATATCCAGAATAAT
The sequence above is a segment of the Gimesia algae genome. Coding sequences within it:
- the argB gene encoding acetylglutamate kinase; amino-acid sequence: MEGAVRKAAVLIEALSWIRRFRGRYVVIKLGGSALEEEAAVKSFLTDVIFMRTVGMHPILVHGGGKAISQAMNSAGIEPRFVNGRRYTDEQTLEIATDVLANQISASLVQEIQSQGAKAEALHFGTRNCLRGEQLTLQAADGSAVDLGHVGYVTDVDQGLLAEICQSDAIPVIPSVALDATGQKLNVNADTAAAALARILKAEKLVFLSDVPGIFLDRHDPETLVSHLETQRCRTLIADGTIDAGMVPKVDAALEALASGVGKVHIVDARLPHSILLEIYSDKGIGTEIVK
- a CDS encoding ABC transporter ATP-binding protein: MIEVRNVKKIHQSGETEVHALQGVSCQFPGQQFSFILGPSGSGKSTLLYLMGALDTPSAGEIFVQNRSLSTLSQNERDVYRREKVGFVFQNFNLLKNLNALENVLAPYLPQGVTADQRLRAEALLQQVGLGNRITHRPSQLSGGEQQRVAIARALLKRPLLILADEPTGELDTKTGREIFDCLREMSAEYKTTVVIVTHDERYIRDTDFILRLRDGKVAEEKAFEPVE
- a CDS encoding ABC transporter permease, which produces MLKFAIKNLLSRSVRSFLCLMGLTIAIAGMVGLFSIAGGLEKTVSQTFGKISGILAMQPGAPIPLFSRIPRDWGTEIKEVPGVSIVNPEIWSRVNLIEGKPVISPPRFLFGTDLPTRLELKHGIYREAIYEGRFLTLEDRGTLNTVISQQIAEQHHKQIGDQIEVNGQTMDIVGLYETGSILLDVAIILDIKVVREITRFDSESVSCFYIEQSGEVANDKLVQEIKDRFRGRELASWQPSSLALASSSNTNILKDVMTAIDETLKGNPRDKDLTDKKAEAHISKPKIADLKTGKTDSDSAESALEVRSASDWGERLDTFTADLDIFLGLMTGIGVLIAMLSIINTMLMSVMERVVDFGILKANGWSNRDVMLLITAESSLLGVLGGVLGGILGLIAIAGVNWKFASQVHLYASPGLLLFGVVFSTLLGVLGGLYPAIWTTRMTPIDAIRRG